Proteins found in one Micromonospora sp. WMMD1082 genomic segment:
- a CDS encoding nicotinate phosphoribosyltransferase, producing MHTLRPALLTDHYELTMVSAALRDGTAHRRCVFEVFSRRLPAGRRYGVVAGTARLVDLIREFRFDQADIDFLRRTGVVDEQGADWLSGYRFTGDVDGYAEGELFFPGSPILTVSGSFAECVVLETLVLSVLNHDCAVAAAAARMVTAARGRALIEMGARRAHEEAAVAAARAAYLAGFRFTSNLAAGQRYGIPTAGTAAHAFTLLHDDERAAFASQVATLGRETTLLVDTYDISQGIRTAIEVAGPELRAIRIDSGDLAVIAQQSRELLDSLGATETKIIVSGDLDEYAIAALAAEPVDMYGAGTAVVTGSGAPTAGLVYKLVEVEGRPVVKRSEQKATIGGRKVAVRRHKPTGTAIEEIVVPQGVPDRRPNDRLLQRSYVVDGESMELPKLDESREHLRQCLISIPWEGLKLSAGDPAIPVTVVPAE from the coding sequence GTGCACACCCTTCGTCCCGCGCTGCTGACCGATCACTACGAGCTGACCATGGTCAGTGCCGCACTGCGGGACGGCACCGCGCACCGGCGCTGCGTGTTCGAGGTGTTCAGCCGCCGGCTGCCCGCCGGCCGCCGGTACGGCGTGGTCGCCGGCACCGCCCGGCTGGTCGACCTGATCCGCGAGTTCCGCTTCGATCAGGCCGACATCGACTTCCTGCGCCGCACCGGCGTGGTCGACGAGCAGGGCGCCGACTGGCTGTCCGGCTACCGGTTCACCGGCGACGTCGACGGGTACGCCGAGGGCGAACTCTTCTTCCCCGGTTCGCCGATCCTGACCGTCTCCGGCAGCTTCGCCGAGTGCGTGGTGCTGGAGACGCTGGTGCTGTCGGTGCTCAACCACGACTGCGCGGTGGCCGCCGCCGCGGCCCGGATGGTCACCGCCGCCCGGGGCCGGGCGCTGATCGAGATGGGGGCGCGGCGGGCCCACGAGGAGGCGGCGGTCGCGGCGGCCCGGGCGGCGTACCTGGCCGGGTTCCGGTTCACCTCCAACCTGGCCGCCGGCCAGCGGTACGGCATACCCACCGCCGGCACCGCCGCGCACGCCTTCACCCTCCTGCACGACGACGAGCGGGCCGCGTTCGCCTCGCAGGTCGCCACGCTGGGCAGGGAGACGACGCTGCTGGTGGACACGTACGACATCAGCCAGGGCATCCGGACGGCGATCGAGGTGGCCGGGCCGGAGCTGCGGGCGATCCGGATCGACTCCGGCGACCTGGCCGTGATCGCCCAGCAGTCCCGGGAGCTGCTGGACTCGCTCGGCGCCACCGAAACCAAGATCATCGTTTCGGGTGACCTCGACGAGTACGCCATCGCGGCGCTGGCCGCCGAGCCGGTGGACATGTACGGCGCCGGCACCGCCGTGGTGACCGGCTCCGGCGCGCCGACCGCCGGCCTGGTCTACAAGCTGGTCGAGGTCGAGGGGCGCCCGGTGGTCAAGCGGTCCGAGCAGAAGGCCACCATCGGCGGCCGCAAGGTCGCCGTCCGGCGGCACAAGCCGACCGGCACCGCCATCGAGGAGATCGTCGTCCCGCAGGGCGTGCCGGACCGCCGCCCCAACGACCGGCTGCTGCAACGGTCGTACGTCGTCGACGGCGAGTCGATGGAGCTGCCGAAGCTGGACGAGTCGCGGGAGCACCTGCGGCAGTGCCTGATCTCGATCCCGTGGGAGGGTCTCAAGCTCTCCGCGGGCGACCCGGCCATCCCGGTCACCGTGGTACCCGCCGAGTGA
- a CDS encoding isochorismatase family protein — protein sequence MSNALIIVDVQQDFCEGGSLAVAGGAGVAAGISRLLATEPDRWDHVVATKDYHVDPGTHFADSPDYVSTWPRHCVVGTPGSEFHPELATDRIEAVFHKGEYAAAYSGFEGHADDGERLADWLRRRGVDRVDVVGIATDHCVRATALDSAREGFATTVLLDLTAAVAPDTTDVALRAFDGAGITTLGSPVIRDA from the coding sequence GTGAGCAACGCGCTGATCATCGTGGACGTACAGCAGGACTTCTGCGAGGGCGGCTCGCTGGCCGTGGCCGGCGGTGCGGGCGTGGCGGCCGGGATCTCCCGGCTGCTGGCCACCGAGCCGGACCGCTGGGACCACGTCGTGGCGACGAAGGACTACCACGTCGACCCCGGCACACACTTCGCCGATTCGCCGGACTATGTCAGCACCTGGCCCCGACACTGCGTCGTCGGCACACCCGGCTCGGAGTTCCACCCGGAACTGGCCACCGACCGGATCGAGGCGGTCTTCCACAAGGGCGAGTACGCCGCCGCGTACTCCGGGTTCGAGGGGCACGCCGACGACGGCGAGCGCCTGGCCGACTGGCTTCGGCGGCGAGGGGTGGACCGGGTCGACGTGGTCGGCATCGCCACCGACCACTGCGTCCGGGCCACCGCCCTGGACTCCGCCCGGGAGGGCTTCGCCACCACCGTGCTGCTGGACCTGACCGCAGCGGTCGCGCCGGACACCACCGATGTCGCGTTGCGCGCCTTCGACGGCGCCGGGATCACCACGCTCGGTTCACCTGTGATCAGGGACGCATGA
- a CDS encoding MFS transporter, giving the protein MSAEVRTDVNMKPYREALALPGLRSLLLVAVLARIPLTATGITLTFYVVQDLGHGYGAAGLVGAAITVGAAIGGPLLGRLVDRRGLRPVLVLTTVAEAIFWSTAPVLSYTLLLPAAFVAGLLALPIFSVIRQSIAALVPPERRRPAYALDSMSVELSFMIGPALATVGVTTISARLTLYLVGAGIVAAGVVLWLLDPPVRGAGETSTGPQPRIARRQWLTSRLVAVFAVSTAATLVLGGTDVAVIAVLRENGDVAFTGAVLSVWAVASLVGGFAYGAVRRSFSPVALMGVLSLCTIPVGLGGSHWWLLCLALIPAGALCAPTIAATSDTVSRLAPASVRGEAMGLHGSAVTVGIALGAPLAGAVIDASAPLWGFAVTGAIGALVALAVLPIELRHRRADIAATTSSTDDTTAAALTPTT; this is encoded by the coding sequence ATGTCGGCGGAGGTACGGACCGACGTGAACATGAAGCCTTACCGGGAGGCGCTCGCCCTGCCCGGTCTGCGGTCGCTGCTGCTCGTGGCGGTACTGGCGCGGATCCCGCTGACCGCCACCGGCATCACGCTGACGTTCTACGTCGTGCAGGATCTCGGGCACGGCTACGGTGCCGCCGGGCTGGTCGGTGCCGCGATCACCGTCGGCGCGGCGATCGGCGGCCCGCTGCTCGGCCGCCTGGTGGACCGTCGCGGCCTGCGCCCCGTCCTGGTCCTCACCACCGTGGCCGAGGCCATCTTCTGGTCCACCGCGCCGGTGCTGTCGTACACCCTGCTGCTGCCGGCCGCGTTCGTGGCCGGCCTGCTCGCGTTGCCGATCTTCTCGGTGATCCGGCAGTCCATCGCCGCGCTGGTACCGCCGGAGCGTCGCCGCCCGGCCTACGCGCTGGACTCGATGTCGGTCGAGCTGTCATTCATGATCGGCCCCGCCCTGGCCACGGTCGGCGTCACCACCATCTCCGCCCGCCTCACGCTCTACCTGGTCGGTGCCGGCATCGTCGCCGCCGGCGTCGTGCTGTGGCTGCTCGATCCGCCGGTACGCGGCGCCGGCGAGACGTCGACCGGGCCGCAGCCGCGCATCGCCCGACGGCAGTGGCTCACCTCCCGGCTGGTGGCCGTGTTCGCGGTGAGCACCGCGGCGACCCTGGTGCTCGGTGGCACCGACGTGGCCGTCATCGCCGTGCTGAGGGAGAACGGCGACGTCGCCTTCACCGGCGCGGTGCTCTCCGTCTGGGCGGTGGCGTCGCTGGTCGGCGGCTTCGCGTACGGCGCGGTCCGCCGCTCGTTCTCCCCGGTGGCGCTGATGGGCGTGTTGAGCCTGTGCACCATCCCCGTCGGGCTGGGCGGCTCACACTGGTGGCTGCTCTGCCTGGCGCTGATCCCGGCGGGCGCGCTCTGCGCGCCGACGATCGCGGCCACCTCCGACACGGTCAGCCGGCTCGCCCCGGCCAGCGTGCGCGGCGAGGCGATGGGACTGCACGGCTCGGCGGTCACCGTCGGCATCGCGCTGGGCGCCCCGCTGGCCGGCGCGGTCATCGACGCCTCGGCGCCGCTGTGGGGCTTCGCGGTCACCGGCGCGATCGGCGCCCTGGTGGCCCTGGCGGTGCTGCCGATCGAGCTGCGTCACCGCCGCGCCGACATCGCGGCCACCACCTCGAGCACCGACGACACCACCGCAGCGGCCCTCACCCCCACCACGTGA
- the ctaD gene encoding cytochrome c oxidase subunit I — protein MTTVAPKPVVTRPWPVREPVKGSAIARLLRTTDAKQIGIMYMVTAFVFFMIGGLMALIMRAELARPGLQFLSPEQYNQLFTMHGTIMLLFFATPIVFAFGNYVVPIQIGAPDVSFPRLNSFAYWLYLFGGTMATAGFLTPGGAADFGWTAYTPLSTAEHAPGVGANLWVVGLAVSGLGTILGAVNLITTILTLRAPGMTMFRMPIFTWNMLVTSLLVILVFPLLAAALFALAADRLLGAHVYSPDTGGPMLWQHLFWFFGHPEVYIIALPFFGIISEIIPVFSRKPIFGYKGLVAATIAIAGLSMSVWAHHMFATGQVLLPFFSFLSYLIAVPTGMKFFNWIGTMWRGQISFESPMLFSLGFLVTFLFGGLTGVLLAAPPLDFHLHDSYFVVAHFHYVLFGTIVFAVFAGIYFWFPKMFGRMLDERLAKIHFWLTMIGFHTTFLIQHWLGNEGMPRRYADYLPGDGFTTLNMISTIGAFITGISTLPFLYNCWKSYKAGPVVEVDDPWGHGNSLEWATSSPPPLRNFDRMPRIRSERPAFDAKFPELAAGQTIAGPPEGGSKPLTSESDGGATYAEDTASNIDRP, from the coding sequence GTGACCACCGTCGCACCCAAGCCGGTCGTGACCCGGCCCTGGCCGGTCCGGGAGCCGGTCAAGGGGTCGGCCATCGCGCGGCTGCTGCGGACCACGGACGCGAAGCAGATCGGGATCATGTACATGGTCACCGCGTTCGTGTTCTTCATGATCGGTGGCCTGATGGCCCTGATCATGCGGGCCGAACTGGCCCGGCCGGGGCTGCAGTTCCTCTCGCCCGAGCAGTACAACCAGCTGTTCACGATGCACGGCACGATCATGCTGCTGTTCTTCGCGACGCCCATCGTGTTCGCCTTCGGCAACTACGTCGTGCCCATCCAGATCGGTGCGCCCGACGTCTCCTTCCCGCGCCTGAACAGCTTCGCCTACTGGCTGTACCTGTTCGGCGGCACCATGGCCACCGCCGGCTTCCTGACTCCGGGTGGTGCGGCGGACTTCGGCTGGACCGCGTACACCCCGCTGAGCACCGCCGAGCACGCCCCGGGCGTCGGCGCCAACCTGTGGGTGGTCGGCCTGGCCGTCTCCGGTCTGGGCACCATCCTCGGTGCGGTCAACCTGATCACCACGATCCTGACCCTGCGCGCGCCCGGCATGACGATGTTCCGGATGCCGATCTTCACCTGGAACATGCTGGTCACCAGCCTGCTGGTGATCCTGGTCTTCCCGCTGCTGGCCGCCGCGCTGTTCGCGCTCGCCGCCGACCGCCTCCTCGGTGCCCACGTGTACAGCCCCGACACCGGTGGGCCGATGCTCTGGCAGCACCTGTTCTGGTTCTTCGGTCACCCCGAGGTCTACATCATCGCGCTGCCGTTCTTCGGCATCATCAGCGAGATCATCCCGGTCTTCTCCCGCAAGCCGATCTTCGGCTACAAGGGCCTGGTCGCCGCGACCATCGCCATCGCCGGCCTGTCGATGAGCGTCTGGGCGCACCACATGTTCGCGACCGGCCAGGTGCTGCTGCCGTTCTTCAGTTTCCTGAGCTACCTGATCGCCGTACCGACCGGCATGAAGTTCTTCAACTGGATCGGCACCATGTGGCGGGGGCAGATCAGCTTCGAGTCGCCGATGCTGTTCTCCCTCGGCTTCCTGGTCACCTTCCTCTTCGGTGGCCTGACCGGTGTGCTGCTGGCCGCCCCGCCGCTGGACTTCCACCTGCACGACTCGTACTTCGTGGTGGCGCACTTCCACTACGTGCTCTTCGGCACCATCGTGTTCGCGGTCTTCGCCGGCATCTACTTCTGGTTCCCGAAGATGTTCGGCCGGATGCTCGACGAGCGGCTCGCCAAGATTCACTTCTGGCTGACGATGATCGGCTTCCACACCACGTTCCTGATCCAGCACTGGCTGGGCAACGAGGGCATGCCCCGGAGGTACGCCGACTATCTGCCCGGCGACGGCTTCACGACGCTGAACATGATCTCCACGATCGGTGCGTTCATCACCGGCATCTCGACGCTGCCGTTCCTCTACAACTGCTGGAAGTCGTACAAGGCCGGTCCGGTGGTGGAGGTCGACGACCCCTGGGGTCACGGCAACTCGCTGGAGTGGGCGACCAGCTCGCCGCCGCCGCTGCGCAACTTCGACCGGATGCCGCGGATCCGCTCCGAGCGGCCGGCCTTCGACGCGAAGTTCCCCGAGCTGGCCGCCGGGCAGACCATCGCCGGCCCGCCCGAGGGTGGCTCCAAGCCGCTGACCAGCGAGTCCGACGGCGGCGCCACCTACGCCGAGGACACCGCCAGCAACATCGACCGCCCCTGA
- a CDS encoding FAD-dependent monooxygenase codes for MRGSPLRILVVGAGIAGLAVARALRLAGFRPDLTDKAPPGDLTDAGLYLPGNAARALRRLDLDGPVRPYGQVIHRQRFLDSAGSPLCEVDLDTLWAGVGECRALPRSDLHRVLLSGAGGAVRHGAEVRTIDLLPAAVGVTFVDGTQTEYDLVIGADGPRSSIRALAALGGPPRPAGQVVYRGVVRDGPVVDEWTALLGQRSGFLVVPIGAGRLHCYADEAGTDLPADPSARLRELFGDYGGPVPEVLDALDGVHATITDEVELGRWYRGRVLLVGDAAHATAPTLSQGAAMALEDAVVLAESLRAAGSVDAALTAYESRRRPRTRWVQDRTRDRNRTRDVPPALRDPLLRGRGDRIFGEHYRLLLGPL; via the coding sequence ATGCGTGGCTCCCCCCTGCGCATCCTCGTCGTCGGCGCGGGCATCGCCGGACTGGCCGTGGCCCGGGCGCTGCGCCTGGCGGGTTTCCGGCCGGACCTCACCGACAAGGCGCCGCCGGGCGACCTCACCGACGCGGGTCTCTATCTCCCGGGCAACGCGGCCCGCGCGCTGCGGCGGTTGGACCTCGACGGCCCGGTCCGCCCGTACGGGCAGGTCATCCACCGGCAACGGTTCCTCGACTCGGCGGGCTCGCCGCTGTGCGAGGTGGACCTCGACACCCTCTGGGCCGGGGTCGGCGAGTGCCGCGCGCTGCCCCGCTCCGACCTGCACCGGGTGCTGCTCAGTGGGGCGGGCGGTGCCGTCCGGCACGGCGCCGAGGTGCGCACCATCGACCTGCTGCCGGCCGCGGTCGGCGTCACCTTCGTCGACGGCACCCAGACCGAGTACGACCTGGTGATCGGCGCCGACGGCCCGCGTTCGTCGATCCGTGCGCTGGCGGCTCTCGGCGGCCCGCCCCGCCCCGCCGGTCAGGTGGTCTATCGCGGCGTCGTGCGCGACGGCCCGGTCGTCGACGAGTGGACCGCGCTGCTCGGGCAGCGCAGTGGCTTCCTCGTGGTGCCGATCGGCGCCGGCCGGCTGCACTGCTACGCCGACGAGGCGGGGACCGACCTGCCGGCCGACCCGTCGGCCCGGCTGCGCGAGCTGTTCGGCGACTACGGCGGGCCGGTGCCGGAGGTGCTCGACGCGCTCGACGGGGTGCACGCCACGATCACCGACGAGGTCGAGCTGGGGCGCTGGTACCGGGGCCGGGTGCTCCTGGTCGGCGACGCCGCCCACGCCACCGCGCCGACGCTGTCGCAGGGGGCCGCGATGGCCCTGGAGGACGCGGTGGTGCTCGCCGAGTCGCTGCGCGCGGCGGGCAGCGTCGACGCGGCCCTGACCGCGTACGAGAGCCGGCGTCGGCCGCGTACCCGATGGGTGCAGGACCGGACCCGGGACCGCAACCGCACCCGCGACGTGCCGCCGGCGCTGCGCGACCCGCTGTTGCGCGGGCGGGGCGACCGCATCTTCGGCGAGCACTACCGGCTGCTCCTCGGCCCGTTGTGA
- a CDS encoding cellulose binding domain-containing protein, whose protein sequence is MRRPLRAIVAAGLLAAGTIVAVAFGGGTASADTQICEQYGTTVIQNRYVVQNNRWGTTAQQCINVTDTGFQITTQNGSSPTNGAPTAYPSIYLGCHYTNCSPGTNLPIQVSQISSATSSINYRYVSSGTYNAAYDIWLDPSPRRDGVNQMEIMIWFNRQGPIQPIGSSVGNATIDGRTWDVWTGSNGSNNVVSYLAPSTITSANLNLLAFINDVRSRGGITNSWYLTSIQAGFEPWQGGVGLAVNSFSASVNGGGNPTPPPTNPPPTTPPPTNPPPTTPPPGGSSSCAVSYTANSWNNGFTADVRISNTGSSTINGWTLTYSLPSGQQVSNAWNATVSQSGSSVTARNVGHNGTIAPGGSASFGYQGTLSGTYSSPTSFSLNGTACTRS, encoded by the coding sequence ATGAGACGTCCCCTGCGGGCCATCGTGGCCGCCGGCCTGCTCGCCGCCGGCACGATCGTCGCCGTAGCCTTCGGCGGCGGCACCGCCTCCGCCGACACCCAGATCTGCGAGCAGTACGGCACCACCGTGATCCAGAACCGGTACGTGGTGCAGAACAACCGCTGGGGCACCACCGCCCAGCAGTGCATCAACGTCACCGACACCGGCTTCCAGATCACCACCCAGAACGGCAGCAGCCCGACCAACGGCGCGCCCACCGCGTACCCGTCGATCTACCTGGGCTGCCACTACACCAACTGCTCCCCCGGCACCAACCTGCCGATCCAGGTCAGCCAGATCAGCAGCGCCACCAGCAGCATCAACTACCGGTACGTCAGCAGCGGCACGTACAACGCCGCGTACGACATCTGGCTCGACCCGTCGCCCCGGCGGGACGGGGTGAACCAGATGGAGATCATGATCTGGTTCAACCGGCAGGGCCCGATCCAGCCGATCGGCTCCTCGGTGGGCAACGCCACCATCGACGGCCGCACCTGGGACGTCTGGACGGGCAGCAACGGTTCCAACAACGTCGTCTCGTACCTCGCCCCGTCGACGATCACCAGCGCGAACCTCAACCTGCTCGCCTTCATCAACGACGTACGCAGCCGCGGCGGGATCACCAACTCCTGGTACCTGACCAGCATCCAGGCCGGATTCGAGCCCTGGCAGGGTGGCGTCGGCCTGGCCGTCAACAGCTTCTCGGCCTCGGTCAACGGCGGCGGCAACCCGACCCCGCCGCCCACCAACCCGCCGCCCACCACGCCCCCGCCGACCAACCCGCCGCCCACCACCCCGCCGCCGGGCGGCAGCAGCAGCTGCGCGGTGAGCTACACCGCCAACTCGTGGAACAACGGCTTCACCGCCGACGTGCGGATCTCCAACACCGGGTCGAGCACCATCAACGGCTGGACGCTGACCTACTCGCTGCCCTCCGGGCAGCAGGTGAGCAACGCCTGGAACGCCACGGTCAGCCAGAGCGGCTCGTCGGTGACCGCGCGCAATGTCGGCCACAACGGCACGATCGCCCCCGGCGGCTCGGCCAGCTTCGGCTACCAGGGAACGCTGAGCGGGACGTACTCCTCCCCCACCAGCTTCTCCCTCAACGGCACCGCCTGCACCCGCTCCTGA
- a CDS encoding N-acetylmuramoyl-L-alanine amidase — translation MATIPWLVDVLRGAGVQVVVEGDWLNRMRPGSFDPIGVLWHHTASTSSASNPHPALNICINGRSDLPGPLCQALVDYHGVFHVISAGRCNHAGASGGSGPIPAGDGNTLMIGWEIDYNGVSQEMTAAQYNASLAATAAVLTRLGRDASHARGHRETSTTGKIDPSFIDLNVMRADVAARMAGGTAWSATVDNTTAGRFTASANWGVSTYSGQRYGADYRYADPVAASDVAWYRFNVPASASYRVEVWYPADAGYNSATPYIVNTSGGNQTVYVNQRTGGGQWRSLGTFALPAGDANRVAVSRWSSASGYVIADAVRLTRV, via the coding sequence ATGGCCACGATCCCCTGGCTGGTGGATGTGCTGCGCGGTGCCGGCGTGCAGGTGGTGGTGGAGGGCGACTGGCTCAACCGGATGCGCCCCGGCTCGTTCGACCCGATCGGGGTGCTCTGGCACCACACCGCGTCCACCTCCAGCGCCAGCAACCCGCACCCGGCGCTCAACATCTGCATCAACGGCCGCTCCGACCTGCCCGGCCCGCTCTGCCAGGCGCTGGTCGACTACCACGGCGTCTTCCACGTCATCTCCGCCGGCCGCTGCAACCACGCCGGCGCCAGCGGTGGCAGCGGGCCGATCCCGGCCGGCGACGGCAACACCCTGATGATCGGCTGGGAGATCGACTACAACGGCGTCAGTCAGGAGATGACGGCCGCGCAGTACAACGCCTCGCTGGCCGCCACGGCCGCCGTGCTCACCCGCCTCGGCCGGGACGCCAGCCATGCCCGGGGGCACCGGGAGACCAGCACCACCGGCAAGATCGATCCGTCGTTCATCGACCTGAACGTGATGCGCGCCGACGTGGCGGCGCGAATGGCCGGCGGCACCGCGTGGAGCGCGACGGTCGACAACACCACCGCCGGGCGGTTCACCGCCAGCGCCAACTGGGGCGTCTCGACGTACTCCGGCCAGCGCTACGGCGCCGACTACCGGTACGCCGACCCGGTCGCCGCCAGCGACGTCGCCTGGTACCGGTTCAACGTCCCGGCCAGCGCCAGCTACCGGGTGGAGGTCTGGTATCCGGCCGACGCCGGCTACAACAGCGCCACGCCCTACATCGTCAACACCTCGGGCGGCAACCAGACGGTGTACGTCAACCAGCGCACCGGCGGCGGACAGTGGCGCAGCCTCGGCACCTTCGCGCTGCCCGCCGGCGACGCCAACCGGGTGGCGGTGAGCCGGTGGAGTTCCGCCAGCGGCTATGTCATCGCCGACGCCGTACGCCTGACCAGGGTTTGA
- a CDS encoding GNAT family N-acetyltransferase yields the protein MAEDVRLDGDGVVLRQWSERDLAQLVAIFDHEEMAYRLPVAAPFDLAAAEAYLITARRAQEAGHRIYLAITSGDDLARGEVMLNFAGRTIGYAVGPAHRGQGLASRALRLITRYAHSVAGLPTVYLDIEADNAGSAAVARSVGYRPAGGEPAFVEDKGRRYALHRWTHTEPSPPAT from the coding sequence GTGGCCGAGGACGTACGCCTCGACGGCGACGGGGTCGTCCTGCGTCAGTGGTCGGAGCGCGACCTGGCACAGTTGGTGGCGATCTTCGACCACGAGGAGATGGCCTACCGCCTGCCGGTGGCCGCGCCGTTCGACCTGGCCGCCGCCGAGGCGTACCTGATCACCGCCCGGCGGGCACAGGAGGCCGGGCACCGGATCTACCTCGCCATCACCAGCGGCGACGACCTGGCGCGCGGCGAGGTGATGCTCAACTTCGCCGGTCGCACCATCGGCTACGCGGTCGGGCCGGCCCACCGGGGTCAGGGCCTGGCCAGCCGCGCCCTACGGTTGATCACCCGGTACGCCCACTCGGTGGCGGGCCTGCCGACCGTGTATCTCGACATCGAGGCGGACAACGCCGGCAGCGCGGCCGTGGCCCGGTCGGTCGGCTACCGGCCAGCCGGCGGCGAACCGGCCTTCGTCGAGGACAAGGGGCGGCGCTACGCCCTGCACCGCTGGACGCACACCGAGCCGTCGCCGCCGGCCACCTGA
- a CDS encoding aldo/keto reductase → MDHADHPTAVLPGDVRIPLLGFGTWQATGEEGFKAVLAALDAGYRHIDTATMYGNEEEVGRAVRESGLRREDVFITTKLPPERVGRERETIEASLRALGVDYVDLWLAHWPPRDPGDLIPVWREMLAARDEGLTRAVGVSNFSTAQIDELIQATEENPAVNQIKWSPRLYDRQRHVEHRDRGVVLEGYSPFKTSDLSDPVLTRIAGAHDVSPAQVVLRWHIDHEIVAIPKSVTPERIRANADIFGFSLTAEEIRDIDALGNS, encoded by the coding sequence ATGGACCATGCTGACCACCCCACCGCCGTTCTTCCCGGCGACGTCCGGATCCCCCTGCTCGGCTTCGGCACCTGGCAGGCCACCGGCGAGGAGGGCTTCAAGGCCGTGCTCGCCGCGCTCGACGCCGGCTACCGGCACATCGACACCGCCACGATGTACGGCAACGAGGAAGAGGTCGGCCGGGCGGTACGCGAGAGCGGGCTGCGCCGGGAGGACGTCTTCATCACCACCAAGCTCCCGCCCGAGCGGGTCGGCCGGGAACGGGAGACGATCGAGGCGAGCCTGCGGGCCCTCGGCGTCGACTACGTCGACCTGTGGCTGGCGCACTGGCCGCCCCGGGACCCGGGTGACCTGATCCCGGTCTGGCGGGAGATGCTCGCCGCCCGCGACGAGGGCCTGACCCGCGCGGTGGGGGTGAGCAACTTCAGCACCGCCCAGATCGACGAGCTGATCCAGGCGACCGAGGAGAACCCGGCGGTCAATCAGATCAAGTGGAGCCCCAGGCTGTACGACCGGCAGCGGCACGTCGAGCACCGGGATCGCGGGGTGGTGCTGGAGGGGTACAGCCCGTTCAAGACCAGCGACCTCTCCGACCCGGTGCTGACCCGGATCGCCGGCGCGCACGATGTCTCGCCCGCCCAGGTGGTGCTGCGTTGGCACATCGACCACGAGATCGTGGCGATACCCAAGTCGGTGACGCCGGAGCGGATCCGGGCCAACGCCGACATCTTCGGCTTCTCGCTGACCGCCGAGGAGATCCGCGACATCGACGCCCTCGGCAACTCCTGA
- a CDS encoding GntR family transcriptional regulator yields MVDPWQPRSFAAQVADALRAKIESGEWPPGHKLPGEVTLAQTYDVARGTVRAALDILREESLVVTFTGRGTFVKPETT; encoded by the coding sequence ATGGTCGACCCGTGGCAGCCTCGATCCTTCGCGGCCCAGGTCGCCGACGCGCTACGGGCGAAGATCGAATCTGGCGAGTGGCCGCCTGGACACAAGCTCCCGGGCGAGGTGACGTTGGCGCAGACCTACGATGTGGCACGAGGAACCGTCCGCGCGGCGCTCGACATCCTGCGCGAGGAGAGTTTGGTGGTCACCTTCACCGGGCGGGGCACCTTCGTGAAGCCGGAGACCACCTGA